The proteins below are encoded in one region of Pseudomonas sp. SCB32:
- a CDS encoding DUF2782 domain-containing protein, whose product MRTLNRLLLAAVLGLGANSVMAADDAPNAEPDVTIRQESDKTIQEYRVNGFLYAIKVTPKHGKPYFLVRQDGSDGNFIRSDQPDKLIPQWQIFSW is encoded by the coding sequence ATGCGTACGTTGAACCGCCTGTTGCTCGCCGCTGTGCTGGGGCTGGGCGCGAACTCCGTGATGGCGGCGGACGATGCCCCCAACGCCGAGCCGGATGTAACCATCCGCCAGGAGAGCGACAAGACCATCCAGGAATACCGTGTGAACGGTTTCCTCTACGCCATCAAGGTCACCCCCAAGCACGGCAAGCCATACTTCCTGGTGCGCCAGGACGGCAGCGACGGCAACTTCATCCGCTCGGACCAGCCGGACAAGCTGATTCCGCAGTGGCAGATCTTCAGCTGGTAA
- the glmS gene encoding glutamine--fructose-6-phosphate transaminase (isomerizing) — MCGIVGAIAERNVTPILVEGLKRLEYRGYDSAGVAVVDGSGALGRRRRAGKVSSLQQAIDEQPLLGRLGIAHTRWATHGAPTEANAHPHFSHGELAVVHNGIIENHETLREMLKARGYAFTSQTDTEVIVHLLHLRLTEMGDLTVALKATVKELHGAYGLAVISARQPDRILAARSGSPLVVGLGHGENFLASDQLALRQVTDRFIYLEEGDIAEIRRDSVQLWDVKGNPVQREAVRYHEGAEAADKGAYRHFMLKEIHEQPSVVQRTLEARLGAEQVLVDNFGPQARELLAKVRTVQIVACGTSYHAGMVARYWLESLTGIPCQVEVASEFRYRKVAVHPDSLFVTISQSGETADTLAALRYAKELGFLSSLAICNVATSSLVRESDMTLLTNAGPEIGVASTKAFTTQLVALMLLTLGLGQVQKRLGEGVEAELVAELRRLPTRLEEALAMEKVVEKVSELFAEKHHTLFLGRGAQYPVAMEGALKLKEISYIHAEAYPAGELKHGPLALVDADMPVVTVAPNNELLEKLKSNLQEVRARGGELVVFAEGGTGINNGAGIHVVGMPAIHDCLAPILYTVPLQLLSYYVAVLKGTDVDQPRNLAKSVTVE, encoded by the coding sequence ATGTGTGGAATCGTTGGCGCCATCGCCGAACGTAATGTGACCCCGATTCTCGTCGAGGGCCTCAAGCGCCTTGAATACCGTGGCTACGACAGTGCCGGGGTGGCCGTGGTCGATGGCTCCGGCGCCCTGGGTCGCCGCCGCCGCGCCGGCAAGGTGTCCAGCCTGCAGCAGGCCATCGACGAGCAGCCGCTACTTGGCCGCCTGGGTATCGCCCATACCCGCTGGGCCACCCACGGTGCGCCTACCGAGGCCAACGCCCACCCGCACTTCTCCCATGGCGAACTGGCGGTGGTGCACAACGGCATCATCGAGAACCACGAGACACTGCGTGAAATGCTCAAGGCCCGTGGCTATGCGTTCACCTCGCAGACCGACACCGAGGTCATCGTCCACCTGCTGCACCTGCGACTGACCGAGATGGGTGATCTCACGGTCGCGCTCAAGGCCACGGTCAAGGAGCTGCACGGCGCCTATGGCCTGGCGGTGATCAGTGCCAGGCAACCGGACCGCATCCTCGCCGCGCGCAGTGGCAGTCCGCTGGTGGTCGGCCTGGGTCACGGCGAGAACTTCCTGGCTTCCGACCAGCTTGCCCTGCGCCAGGTGACCGACCGCTTCATCTACCTGGAAGAAGGCGATATCGCCGAGATCCGCCGCGACAGCGTCCAGCTGTGGGACGTGAAAGGCAATCCGGTACAGCGTGAGGCCGTGCGCTACCACGAGGGCGCCGAGGCTGCCGACAAGGGCGCCTACCGCCACTTCATGCTCAAGGAAATCCACGAGCAGCCGTCCGTGGTGCAACGCACCCTGGAGGCCCGCCTGGGCGCCGAGCAGGTGCTGGTGGACAACTTCGGCCCGCAGGCTCGCGAGCTGCTGGCCAAGGTGCGCACCGTGCAGATCGTCGCGTGCGGCACCAGCTACCACGCCGGCATGGTTGCCCGTTACTGGCTGGAAAGCCTGACCGGGATTCCCTGCCAGGTCGAAGTCGCCAGTGAGTTCCGTTATCGCAAGGTCGCCGTGCACCCGGATTCGCTGTTCGTCACCATCTCTCAGTCCGGCGAAACCGCCGATACCCTGGCCGCGCTGCGCTACGCCAAGGAGCTGGGCTTCCTCTCGAGCCTGGCGATCTGCAACGTCGCCACCAGTTCGCTGGTGCGCGAGTCGGACATGACCCTGCTGACCAACGCCGGCCCGGAAATAGGTGTTGCCTCGACCAAGGCCTTCACCACCCAGCTGGTGGCGCTGATGTTGCTGACTCTTGGCCTCGGCCAGGTGCAGAAGCGTCTTGGCGAAGGCGTCGAAGCGGAACTGGTGGCCGAACTGCGTCGCCTGCCGACCCGCCTGGAAGAAGCCCTGGCGATGGAAAAGGTGGTGGAGAAGGTCAGCGAGCTGTTCGCCGAGAAGCACCACACCCTGTTCCTCGGCCGTGGCGCGCAGTACCCGGTGGCGATGGAAGGTGCGCTCAAGCTCAAGGAAATCTCCTACATCCACGCCGAAGCCTACCCGGCCGGCGAGCTCAAGCACGGCCCGCTGGCCCTGGTGGACGCCGACATGCCGGTGGTCACCGTGGCGCCGAACAACGAGCTGCTGGAAAAACTCAAGTCCAACCTGCAGGAAGTGCGCGCTCGTGGTGGTGAGCTGGTGGTCTTCGCCGAGGGCGGCACCGGTATCAACAACGGCGCGGGCATCCATGTGGTGGGCATGCCGGCGATCCACGATTGCCTGGCGCCGATCCTCTATACCGTGCCGTTGCAGCTGTTGTCTTACTACGTCGCCGTGCTCAAGGGCACCGACGTCGACCAGCCGCGCAACCTCGCCAAGTCGGTGACCGTGGAGTAA
- a CDS encoding DeoR/GlpR family DNA-binding transcription regulator produces the protein MSKRNTPQRRHDILALLAEQGEVSVDDLARRFATSEVTIRKDLAALEGNGLLLRRYGGAVPMPHELIAEPSQPLSRYKQAIARAAAACIREHARIIIDSGSTTAALIPELGRKPGLVVMTNSLSVANALRELEREPVLLMTGGTWDPHSESFQGQVAEQVLRSYDFDQLFIGATGLDLARGTTTFNELLGLSRVMAEVAREVIVMAEADKLGRRIPNLELPWSSVQILITDERLSDEAYELIQARGVRVIRARCED, from the coding sequence ATGTCGAAACGCAACACTCCCCAACGTCGCCACGACATCCTGGCGCTGCTCGCCGAACAGGGCGAGGTCAGCGTGGACGATCTCGCGCGCCGCTTCGCCACCTCCGAGGTGACCATCCGCAAGGACCTGGCTGCCCTCGAAGGCAACGGACTGTTGCTGCGCCGCTACGGTGGCGCGGTGCCGATGCCCCACGAACTGATCGCCGAACCGAGCCAGCCGCTGTCGCGCTATAAACAGGCCATCGCCCGCGCGGCGGCGGCCTGTATCCGCGAACACGCGCGGATCATCATCGACAGCGGCAGCACCACGGCAGCGCTGATTCCCGAGCTGGGGCGCAAGCCAGGTCTGGTGGTGATGACCAACTCGCTGAGCGTGGCCAACGCCCTGCGTGAGCTGGAGCGCGAGCCGGTCCTGTTGATGACCGGGGGAACCTGGGACCCGCACTCCGAGTCATTCCAGGGCCAGGTGGCCGAGCAGGTGCTGCGCTCCTACGATTTCGACCAGTTGTTCATCGGCGCCACCGGCCTTGATCTCGCGCGCGGTACTACCACGTTCAATGAATTGCTGGGGTTGAGCCGGGTGATGGCCGAGGTTGCTCGTGAGGTGATCGTAATGGCCGAGGCCGACAAGCTGGGCCGGCGCATCCCCAACCTGGAACTGCCGTGGAGCAGCGTCCAGATCCTGATAACCGACGAGCGCCTCAGCGATGAGGCGTACGAATTGATCCAGGCGCGTGGCGTGAGAGTGATCCGCGCGCGCTGCGAAGACTGA
- a CDS encoding thiol:disulfide interchange protein DsbA/DsbL translates to MRNLIFTAALAFAGLFALNANATEFEAGKSYTELSQAVPVSQPGKIEVVELFWYGCPHCYAFEPTINPWIEKLPADVHFVRIPAMFGGLWNIHGQLYLTLESMGVEQKVHHAIFEKLHNNPKSLTTPEEMAAFVAEQGLDKDKFLSTYNSFAIKGQIEKAKKLAMAYQISGVPTMVVNGKYRFDIGSAGSPDAALELADQLIAKERASAKAAQ, encoded by the coding sequence ATGCGTAACCTGATTTTCACCGCCGCGCTTGCCTTTGCCGGCCTGTTCGCCCTCAACGCGAATGCCACCGAGTTCGAAGCCGGCAAGAGCTACACCGAGCTGAGCCAGGCCGTGCCGGTGTCCCAGCCGGGCAAGATCGAGGTGGTGGAGCTGTTCTGGTACGGTTGCCCGCACTGCTATGCCTTCGAGCCGACCATCAATCCGTGGATCGAGAAGCTGCCGGCCGACGTGCATTTCGTGCGCATCCCCGCCATGTTCGGCGGCCTGTGGAACATCCATGGCCAGCTGTACCTGACCCTGGAATCCATGGGCGTGGAGCAGAAGGTTCACCATGCGATCTTCGAAAAGCTGCACAACAACCCCAAGAGCCTGACCACTCCGGAAGAGATGGCCGCCTTCGTGGCTGAGCAGGGCCTGGACAAGGACAAGTTCCTCAGCACCTACAACTCCTTCGCCATCAAGGGCCAGATCGAGAAGGCCAAGAAACTGGCGATGGCCTACCAGATCAGTGGCGTACCGACCATGGTCGTCAACGGCAAGTACCGTTTCGACATCGGTTCGGCCGGCAGCCCGGACGCGGCCCTGGAGCTGGCTGACCAGCTGATCGCCAAGGAACGCGCCTCCGCCAAGGCCGCTCAGTAA
- a CDS encoding GGDEF domain-containing protein, protein MSREVEPRWKQKYLDNLEQQEKLERRWNARVDLLRRGLVRSSLAAEGSDKAVDACMKELREVLRRDEMDAGLARLIPQLERAVLDSEQRRQQRIEQNIAALSQLAQQLLALELPGEVRKPLKHFARDIAARASNSRELPALLSELSGLQRQVIEHFGAAGNEQRPGLLQRLFGGREAASDAPELPQVVAAAVVETPPAETLVLADTMAVQAESLAPAPAPAPAPAPAPALEPEPEPVAVAPTLEPAVETADPVAPEAPVAPAGVAPGPALLDSLPLPAGLFGEPAETADPYALPPRPEPGYSAVAPHIEASLLHLLDEMRLPITHQPQAEALRSRIHGSLNWYELVPVLDDLAVLVLSLNDSGQREFEGYLYQLNERLGAFLDGLQVVHDSHAGSSSSARDLDDTLREQVSGLKESVLEATDLEGLKRHVESRLQGLVGTMDQFREEREAREREVGERIQSLMTRVASMEEEARTFKANIEDQRQKAMTDALTGLPNRAALNERLEQEVARWERFGDDLLLAVLDVDHFKRINDDFGHLAGDKVLKIIASELSKRLRKTDFIARYGGEEFVVLLPATPLEGGQQVLDVLRGAVEACPFHFKGERLVITCSAGLTAFRSGELSDAVFERADQALYRAKRGGRNRLEVD, encoded by the coding sequence ATGAGTCGCGAAGTCGAGCCACGCTGGAAACAAAAGTATCTCGATAACCTCGAGCAGCAGGAAAAGCTCGAACGGCGCTGGAACGCCCGCGTCGACCTGCTGCGCCGGGGTCTGGTGCGCAGCAGCCTGGCGGCCGAGGGCAGCGACAAGGCGGTGGACGCCTGCATGAAGGAGCTGCGCGAGGTTCTGCGCCGCGACGAAATGGACGCCGGCCTCGCTCGCCTGATTCCGCAGCTGGAACGCGCGGTGCTCGATTCCGAGCAGCGCCGCCAGCAACGCATCGAGCAGAATATCGCGGCGCTCTCCCAGCTCGCCCAGCAACTGCTGGCGCTCGAGCTGCCGGGGGAGGTGCGAAAGCCGCTCAAGCATTTCGCCAGGGACATCGCTGCGCGGGCCAGCAACTCCCGCGAGCTGCCAGCTCTGCTCAGTGAGCTGAGCGGCCTGCAGCGCCAAGTGATCGAGCATTTCGGCGCCGCCGGCAATGAACAGCGTCCCGGCCTGCTGCAACGCCTGTTCGGCGGGCGTGAGGCGGCCAGCGATGCGCCGGAGCTGCCGCAGGTCGTGGCTGCCGCTGTGGTCGAGACGCCGCCCGCTGAGACGCTGGTGCTGGCCGATACGATGGCTGTCCAGGCCGAATCCCTGGCACCCGCACCCGCACCCGCACCCGCACCCGCACCCGCACCCGCACTAGAGCCAGAGCCAGAGCCCGTAGCGGTTGCCCCCACCCTCGAGCCGGCCGTCGAGACCGCCGACCCGGTGGCGCCCGAAGCGCCAGTCGCACCTGCTGGCGTGGCGCCGGGCCCGGCCCTGCTCGACAGCCTGCCGTTGCCCGCCGGCCTGTTCGGCGAGCCGGCTGAAACAGCCGACCCCTATGCCCTGCCGCCGCGCCCGGAGCCGGGCTACAGCGCGGTTGCGCCGCATATCGAGGCCAGCCTGCTGCACCTGCTGGACGAAATGCGCCTGCCGATCACCCATCAGCCCCAGGCCGAGGCCCTGCGCTCGCGCATTCACGGCAGCCTGAACTGGTACGAACTGGTGCCGGTGCTGGATGACCTGGCGGTGCTGGTGCTGTCGCTCAACGATAGCGGCCAGCGCGAGTTCGAAGGCTACCTGTACCAGCTCAACGAGCGCCTGGGCGCGTTCCTCGATGGTCTGCAGGTGGTGCACGACAGCCACGCGGGCTCCAGCTCCAGTGCCCGCGACCTCGACGATACCCTGCGCGAGCAGGTCAGCGGCCTGAAGGAAAGCGTGCTGGAAGCCACCGACCTGGAGGGCCTCAAGCGCCACGTCGAAAGTCGTCTGCAAGGGCTGGTCGGCACCATGGACCAGTTCCGCGAGGAGCGCGAAGCCCGCGAGCGCGAGGTGGGCGAGCGCATCCAGTCGCTGATGACGCGGGTGGCGAGCATGGAGGAGGAGGCGCGGACCTTCAAAGCCAATATCGAGGACCAGCGCCAGAAGGCCATGACCGATGCCCTGACCGGCCTGCCCAACCGCGCCGCGCTGAACGAGCGTCTGGAGCAGGAAGTGGCGCGCTGGGAGCGCTTCGGCGACGACCTCCTGCTGGCGGTCCTGGATGTGGACCACTTCAAGCGCATCAACGACGACTTCGGCCATCTGGCTGGCGACAAGGTGCTGAAGATCATCGCCTCGGAGCTTTCCAAGCGCCTGCGTAAGACCGACTTCATCGCCCGCTACGGCGGCGAGGAGTTCGTCGTGCTGTTGCCGGCCACGCCGCTGGAAGGCGGGCAGCAAGTGCTCGACGTGCTGCGCGGCGCGGTGGAAGCCTGCCCCTTCCACTTCAAGGGCGAACGCCTGGTGATCACCTGCTCCGCAGGGCTCACCGCCTTCCGCTCAGGCGAGCTCAGCGACGCGGTCTTCGAGCGGGCCGACCAGGCGCTGTACCGCGCCAAGCGCGGCGGACGCAACCGCCTCGAAGTCGACTGA
- the polA gene encoding DNA polymerase I, whose product MSQAPLVLVDGSSYLYRAFHALPPLMTSTGMPTGAVKGVLNMLKSLRKQYPDSPFAVVFDAKGGTFRDEMFAEYKANRPSMPDELRVQVEPLHASVRALGLPLLCVEGVEADDVIGTLARQSAAGGRPVVISTGDKDMAQLVDGHITLVNTMTGSVLDPDGVKEKFGVGPELIIDYLALMGDKVDNIPGVPGVGEKTALGLLTGVGGGLDVLYASLNKVPELPIRGAKGLPAKLEEHKDMAYLSYKLATIKCDVELNIEIDALHPGEPDREALTELYRTLEFKTGLDDLQRQAAKTGSPQLALEEAPAAAAEKLYEIVLEQPQFDAWLKKLDAADLIAFDTETTSLDPQQAQVVGVSFAVKEGEAAYVPLAHSYMGVPAQLDRDAVLKALKPLLEDPKKRKVGQHAKYDMNVLANASTPIAVQGIAFDTMLESYVLDSTATRHDMDSLALKYLGHSTIRFEDIAGKGAKQLTFDQIALEQAGPYAAEDADVTLRLHQTLWARLQAIPSLERVLTEIEMPLVPVLARIERNGALVDANLLGKQSVELGEKMVELERKAYDLGGEEFNLGSPKQLGAILYEKLGLPVLSKTATGQPSTAENVLAELAEQDYELPKVIMQYRSLSKLKSTYTDKLPEQINPRTGRIHTSYHQAVAATGRLSSSDPNLQNIPIRTAEGRRIRQAFVAPKGYKLLAADYSQIELRIMAHLAKDEGLLDAFRHDRDVHRATAAEVFGVSLEEVTSDQRRSAKAINFGLIYGMSAFGLAKQIGVERKEAQAYIDRYFARYPGVLAYMERTRAQAAEQGFVETLFGRRLYLPEIASKNAAMRKAAERTAINAPMQGTAADIMKRAMVAVDNWLQESGIDARVILQVHDELVLEVREDQVRQVSDAIRPLMSGAAQLDVPLVVEAGVGANWDEAH is encoded by the coding sequence ATGAGCCAAGCACCTCTCGTCCTCGTGGACGGCTCGTCCTACCTGTATCGTGCCTTCCATGCCCTGCCGCCGCTGATGACCTCCACCGGCATGCCGACCGGCGCGGTGAAGGGCGTGCTGAACATGCTCAAGAGCCTGCGCAAGCAGTACCCGGACAGTCCCTTCGCCGTGGTCTTCGATGCCAAGGGCGGGACCTTCCGCGATGAGATGTTTGCCGAATACAAGGCCAATCGCCCCTCGATGCCGGACGAACTGCGCGTGCAGGTGGAGCCCCTGCACGCCAGTGTGCGTGCCCTCGGCCTGCCACTGCTCTGCGTGGAAGGCGTGGAAGCGGATGACGTGATCGGCACCCTGGCCCGACAGAGCGCGGCCGGTGGCCGCCCGGTGGTGATCTCCACCGGCGACAAGGACATGGCGCAGTTGGTCGACGGGCACATTACGCTGGTCAACACGATGACCGGTAGCGTGCTTGATCCCGATGGCGTTAAGGAGAAATTCGGTGTCGGTCCTGAGCTGATCATCGATTACCTGGCGCTGATGGGCGACAAGGTCGACAACATTCCGGGCGTGCCCGGTGTCGGCGAGAAGACCGCCCTTGGACTGCTCACTGGCGTTGGTGGTGGCCTGGATGTGCTGTACGCCAGCCTGAACAAGGTCCCCGAACTGCCTATCCGCGGCGCCAAGGGCCTGCCGGCCAAGCTCGAAGAGCACAAGGACATGGCCTACCTGTCCTACAAGCTCGCCACCATCAAATGCGATGTCGAACTGAACATCGAGATCGATGCCCTGCACCCCGGTGAACCGGACCGTGAGGCCCTGACCGAGCTGTATCGCACCCTGGAATTCAAGACGGGGCTGGATGATCTTCAACGCCAGGCGGCCAAGACCGGAAGCCCACAGCTGGCGCTGGAAGAGGCTCCGGCTGCTGCAGCGGAGAAGCTTTACGAGATCGTCCTGGAGCAGCCTCAGTTCGACGCCTGGCTGAAGAAGCTGGACGCCGCGGACCTGATCGCCTTCGACACCGAAACCACCAGCCTCGATCCGCAGCAGGCGCAGGTGGTGGGTGTGTCCTTCGCCGTCAAGGAAGGCGAAGCCGCCTACGTACCGCTGGCGCACAGTTATATGGGCGTACCGGCGCAGCTGGACCGTGACGCCGTGCTCAAGGCCCTCAAGCCGCTGCTGGAGGACCCGAAGAAGCGCAAGGTCGGCCAGCACGCCAAGTACGACATGAATGTCCTGGCCAACGCCTCGACGCCCATCGCCGTGCAGGGCATCGCCTTCGACACCATGCTCGAGTCCTACGTGCTGGACTCCACCGCCACCCGTCACGACATGGACAGCCTGGCGCTCAAGTACCTCGGCCACAGCACCATCCGCTTCGAGGACATCGCCGGCAAGGGCGCCAAGCAGCTGACCTTCGACCAGATCGCCCTCGAGCAGGCCGGCCCCTACGCGGCCGAGGATGCCGACGTGACGCTGCGCCTGCACCAGACCCTGTGGGCCAGGCTGCAGGCCATCCCCTCGCTGGAGAGGGTGCTGACCGAGATCGAGATGCCGCTGGTGCCGGTACTGGCGCGCATCGAGCGCAACGGCGCGCTGGTCGATGCCAACCTGCTGGGCAAGCAGAGTGTCGAGCTGGGCGAGAAAATGGTCGAGCTGGAGCGCAAGGCCTATGACCTGGGGGGGGAAGAGTTCAACCTCGGTTCGCCCAAGCAGCTCGGCGCCATCCTTTATGAAAAGCTGGGCCTGCCGGTACTGTCGAAGACCGCCACCGGCCAGCCGTCCACCGCCGAGAACGTCCTCGCCGAGCTGGCCGAGCAGGACTACGAGCTGCCCAAGGTGATCATGCAGTACCGCTCCCTGAGCAAGCTCAAGAGCACCTACACCGACAAGCTGCCGGAGCAGATCAATCCGCGCACCGGGCGTATCCACACCAGCTACCACCAGGCCGTGGCGGCCACCGGGCGCTTGTCTTCCAGCGACCCGAACCTGCAGAACATCCCGATCCGCACCGCCGAGGGCCGGCGCATCCGCCAGGCCTTCGTCGCACCCAAGGGCTACAAGCTGCTGGCGGCGGACTACTCGCAGATCGAGCTGCGCATCATGGCCCACCTGGCCAAGGACGAAGGGCTGCTGGACGCCTTCCGCCACGACCGCGACGTCCACCGCGCCACTGCTGCCGAGGTGTTCGGCGTGTCGTTGGAAGAGGTGACCTCCGACCAGCGCCGCAGCGCCAAGGCGATCAACTTCGGCCTGATCTACGGCATGAGCGCCTTCGGCCTGGCCAAGCAGATCGGCGTCGAGCGCAAGGAGGCCCAGGCCTACATCGATCGCTACTTCGCCCGTTATCCCGGCGTGTTGGCCTACATGGAGCGCACCCGCGCCCAGGCCGCCGAGCAGGGTTTCGTCGAGACGCTGTTCGGTCGCCGCCTGTACCTGCCGGAAATCGCCTCGAAGAACGCCGCCATGCGCAAGGCCGCCGAGCGCACCGCAATCAACGCGCCGATGCAGGGCACCGCCGCGGACATCATGAAACGCGCCATGGTGGCTGTGGATAACTGGTTGCAGGAGAGTGGGATCGACGCCCGCGTGATTCTCCAGGTGCACGACGAACTGGTGCTGGAGGTCCGCGAGGATCAGGTGCGGCAGGTCAGCGACGCGATCCGGCCGCTGATGAGCGGTGCTGCACAGCTGGATGTGCCGCTGGTGGTCGAGGCCGGTGTGGGTGCGAACTGGGACGAAGCACACTGA
- a CDS encoding endonuclease/exonuclease/phosphatase family protein codes for MLRRRTRDRVAGACVPKVNPVYGSSSGLPDDGRLRLLSFNIQVGISTERYRHYLTRGWQHLLPTAGRANNLQRIGELLHDYDVVALQEADGGSIRSGNINQVEHLAQLGSFPYWYQQLNRNLGRIAQHSNGLLSRLQPTALEDHPLPGPPGRGAILMRFGEGDDALAVVMMHLALGARTRTRQLAYIRELLHGYRHHVLMGDMNTHAADLLESSPLRDLGLIAPQVEATFPSWRPQRCLDHILLSSELALERVSVLPQPISDHLPVAVEIRLPDALRTSSSLALRGEAPQ; via the coding sequence ATGCTGCGCCGGCGGACTCGTGATCGTGTCGCGGGAGCTTGTGTCCCGAAGGTGAATCCCGTCTACGGGAGCTCCTCCGGCTTGCCTGACGACGGCCGGCTCCGCCTGCTCAGCTTCAATATCCAGGTCGGCATCAGTACCGAACGCTACCGGCACTACCTGACCCGCGGCTGGCAGCACCTGCTGCCGACCGCGGGCCGTGCCAACAACCTGCAGCGCATTGGCGAGCTGCTCCACGACTACGACGTGGTTGCCCTGCAGGAAGCCGACGGCGGCAGCATCCGCTCCGGCAACATCAACCAGGTCGAACACCTGGCCCAGCTCGGTTCCTTCCCCTACTGGTACCAGCAGCTCAACCGTAATCTCGGGCGCATCGCCCAGCACAGCAACGGCTTGCTCAGCCGTCTGCAACCCACCGCCCTGGAAGATCATCCGTTGCCCGGCCCGCCCGGACGCGGAGCGATCCTCATGCGTTTCGGCGAAGGCGACGACGCCCTCGCGGTGGTGATGATGCACCTGGCCCTGGGCGCGCGAACCCGCACCCGCCAGCTCGCCTACATCCGCGAGCTGCTGCACGGTTATCGCCATCACGTGCTGATGGGCGACATGAACACCCACGCCGCCGATCTGCTGGAAAGCTCGCCCCTGCGCGACCTCGGGCTGATCGCGCCGCAAGTGGAAGCCACATTCCCCAGTTGGCGCCCGCAGCGCTGCCTGGACCATATCCTGCTCAGTTCCGAGCTGGCGCTGGAGCGCGTCAGCGTCCTGCCGCAACCGATTTCCGACCACCTGCCCGTGGCCGTGGAAATCCGCTTGCCGGATGCCTTGCGCACCTCCTCGTCGCTTGCCTTGCGCGGCGAGGCGCCTCAATGA
- a CDS encoding cytochrome c5 family protein, giving the protein MKKLLFAAIVAALASSAQAAQDPEAVFNRACGACHSGQLPMAPKKGDAAAWKPRLDKGMDTLVQHVTNGFNAMPPRGLCTDCSAEDYQAIIQWMSK; this is encoded by the coding sequence ATGAAGAAACTGCTGTTCGCAGCCATCGTTGCCGCGCTGGCCTCCAGCGCCCAGGCGGCCCAGGATCCGGAAGCCGTGTTCAACCGAGCCTGTGGCGCCTGCCACAGTGGTCAGTTGCCGATGGCGCCGAAGAAGGGCGACGCCGCCGCGTGGAAACCGCGCCTGGACAAGGGCATGGACACGCTGGTGCAACATGTGACCAACGGTTTCAACGCGATGCCGCCTCGCGGCCTGTGCACCGACTGCAGCGCCGAGGATTACCAGGCCATCATCCAGTGGATGTCCAAGTAA
- a CDS encoding cytochrome c: MNKLIVSLLLTLGLTGVAHAAGDAKAGQAKAAVCGACHGADGNSMAPNFPKLAGQGERYLLKQMHDIKEGRRTVLEMTGILANVSDQDMADIAAYFSSQNTSIGMADPKLVSQGEALFRGGKLSEGMPACTGCHNPSGLGNAQAGFPHLGGQHSAYTAKQLTAFREGDRTNDGDAMIMRSIAAKLSNKDIAAISSYIEGLH, from the coding sequence ATGAACAAATTGATCGTGAGTCTGCTGTTGACCCTGGGCCTTACCGGCGTTGCGCACGCCGCTGGCGATGCCAAGGCCGGTCAGGCGAAAGCTGCTGTATGTGGTGCCTGCCACGGCGCCGATGGCAACAGCATGGCGCCGAACTTCCCGAAACTGGCCGGCCAGGGTGAGCGTTACCTGCTCAAGCAGATGCACGACATCAAGGAAGGTCGCCGCACCGTGCTGGAAATGACCGGTATACTGGCCAACGTCAGCGATCAGGACATGGCCGACATCGCGGCCTACTTCTCCAGCCAGAACACCAGCATCGGCATGGCTGATCCGAAACTGGTCTCCCAGGGTGAAGCGCTGTTCCGTGGCGGCAAGCTCAGCGAAGGCATGCCGGCCTGCACCGGTTGCCACAACCCCAGCGGCCTGGGCAACGCCCAAGCGGGCTTCCCGCACCTGGGTGGCCAGCACTCGGCCTATACCGCCAAGCAGCTGACCGCCTTCCGCGAAGGCGATCGCACCAACGACGGCGACGCCATGATCATGCGCAGCATCGCCGCCAAGCTGTCCAACAAGGACATCGCCGCGATCTCCAGCTACATCGAAGGCCTGCACTAA
- the yihA gene encoding ribosome biogenesis GTP-binding protein YihA/YsxC yields MNPAKNPILGLCQQATFLISAAKVNQCPEDTGLEVAFAGRSNAGKSSALNALTHANLARTSKTPGRTQLLNFFRLDDERRLVDLPGYGYAKVPIPLKLHWQQHLEAYLSSRNALAGVVLLMDIRHPLTDFDRLMLDWAQASRLPIHVLLTKADKLAFGAAKNALLKVRKEIQQGWGDVATLQLFSAPKRQGVEEAQMVLAGWLGLLDDEEKEAGEEA; encoded by the coding sequence ATGAACCCTGCGAAAAACCCGATTCTCGGCCTGTGCCAACAGGCCACGTTCCTCATCAGCGCCGCCAAGGTGAACCAGTGCCCGGAGGATACCGGCCTGGAAGTCGCCTTCGCCGGCCGCTCCAACGCGGGCAAGTCCAGCGCGCTGAACGCGCTGACCCACGCGAACCTGGCCCGCACTTCCAAGACCCCGGGTCGCACCCAGCTGCTGAACTTCTTCCGCCTGGATGACGAACGCCGCCTGGTCGACCTGCCCGGCTATGGCTACGCCAAGGTGCCGATCCCGCTGAAACTGCACTGGCAGCAGCACCTGGAGGCCTACCTGAGCAGCCGCAACGCCCTCGCCGGCGTGGTGCTGCTGATGGACATCCGCCATCCGCTGACCGATTTCGACCGCCTGATGCTCGACTGGGCCCAGGCCAGCCGGTTGCCGATCCACGTGCTGCTGACCAAGGCCGACAAACTCGCCTTCGGCGCGGCGAAGAACGCGCTGCTCAAGGTGCGCAAGGAAATCCAGCAGGGCTGGGGCGACGTCGCCACCCTGCAGCTGTTCTCCGCCCCCAAGCGTCAGGGCGTGGAAGAGGCACAGATGGTCCTGGCCGGCTGGCTGGGGCTGCTGGATGACGAGGAAAAGGAGGCCGGCGAGGAAGCCTGA